A region of Paraburkholderia largidicola DNA encodes the following proteins:
- a CDS encoding DMT family transporter: protein MRTHRDSTARDTFTMNPVNIFQLLILAALWGASFLFIRVGVSDFGVAPLMALRVGIGALFLLVVLVARRPLRESAATLRTRALPLLIVGILNSAAPFCLFAYAEITLSAGVTSVINATTPLWGALVAFLWLKDRLSALRTIGLAIGFAGVLILVWDQIATPAGTNISPTTTALAAAAALGATLLYGIAASYTKKHLTGVDALTVATGTMIGATIVLLPLAVSSWPAVAPSAKAWGSVIAMGVACTGIAYMLFFHLIAVAGPARAITVTFVIPIFGILWGALFLGERVSMGMLEGCAVILIGTALATGVIKRIPGFGGRRVSERC, encoded by the coding sequence ATGCGTACGCATCGCGACTCAACTGCGCGCGATACCTTCACGATGAATCCAGTCAACATCTTCCAGCTCCTTATCCTCGCCGCGCTCTGGGGCGCGTCCTTCCTGTTCATTCGCGTTGGCGTGAGCGACTTCGGAGTCGCACCGCTGATGGCGCTGCGCGTCGGTATCGGCGCGCTGTTTCTGCTGGTCGTGCTCGTCGCGCGGCGTCCGTTGCGCGAGTCGGCGGCGACGTTGCGCACGCGCGCGCTGCCGTTGCTCATCGTCGGCATTCTCAATTCGGCCGCGCCGTTCTGTCTGTTCGCGTATGCCGAGATCACGCTGTCGGCCGGCGTTACCTCGGTGATCAACGCAACGACGCCGCTGTGGGGCGCGCTGGTTGCCTTCCTGTGGCTCAAGGACCGTCTGAGCGCGCTACGTACGATCGGTCTTGCGATCGGTTTCGCGGGCGTGCTGATCCTCGTGTGGGATCAGATCGCGACGCCAGCCGGCACCAACATCTCGCCCACGACGACGGCGCTCGCGGCCGCCGCCGCACTCGGCGCAACGCTGTTGTATGGGATCGCCGCCAGCTACACGAAAAAGCATCTGACGGGCGTCGACGCGCTCACCGTTGCGACGGGCACGATGATCGGCGCAACGATCGTGCTGTTGCCGCTCGCCGTGTCGTCATGGCCAGCCGTCGCGCCGTCCGCGAAGGCATGGGGCTCGGTGATCGCGATGGGCGTCGCGTGCACGGGCATCGCCTATATGCTGTTCTTCCATCTGATCGCCGTCGCCGGCCCTGCTCGCGCGATCACCGTGACGTTCGTGATCCCCATCTTCGGCATCCTGTGGGGCGCGCTGTTTCTTGGCGAACGCGTGTCGATGGGCATGCTCGAGGGCTGCGCGGTGATTCTCATCGGCACCGCGCTCGCGACGGGCGTGATCAAGCGTATTCCTGGCTTCGGCGGACGGCGCGTGAGCGAGCGCTGCTGA
- a CDS encoding DUF2844 domain-containing protein, whose product MSFIQTHPAITIATSVVIALCANALAAGDALAQLGGTMAASQVNDNSTQRVLPGSAVRVRSTIDAGGTTINEYATRDGLIFACAWQGPTMPDLTRILGPYAERYRANAAAQFNATGHLHASRVEQPDVIIEAGGQMRSYVGRAWLPAALPADVSLVDLR is encoded by the coding sequence ATGTCATTCATCCAGACTCATCCGGCGATCACCATCGCCACATCCGTCGTGATTGCGCTGTGCGCGAACGCGCTCGCCGCCGGCGACGCGCTTGCCCAACTCGGCGGCACGATGGCCGCGTCCCAGGTCAACGACAACTCGACACAGCGCGTGTTGCCGGGCAGCGCGGTCCGGGTGCGTTCGACCATTGACGCAGGTGGCACGACCATCAACGAGTACGCCACCCGCGACGGTTTGATCTTCGCCTGCGCGTGGCAAGGCCCGACCATGCCGGACCTGACGCGCATCCTAGGCCCCTATGCGGAGCGTTATCGCGCGAATGCTGCGGCACAGTTCAACGCGACGGGGCATCTTCATGCGTCGCGCGTCGAGCAACCGGACGTCATCATCGAAGCGGGTGGACAGATGCGCAGTTATGTCGGTCGCGCGTGGTTGCCGGCGGCCCTTCCAGCCGACGTTTCACTCGTCGATCTGCGCTGA
- a CDS encoding YadA family autotransporter adhesin, whose protein sequence is MAVAISVGTMTAAPHAARAAPVTDYIAVSNNVNPGAPTTASNNLNTMAIGPSATAWGDDALAVGGGAGAARTGSTAIGSRSAALAMNSLVIGLGASTGFNADRAVSIGYMAGSDGIDALGFGSFSMASGQRSLAFGVNAFTGTNAPDSVALGPNSLVLAPGAVALGANAKADRANTVSVGNTTLQRQIVNLAAGTADTDAVNVSQLRGAVSSGLADAVMYDSSAHDSVTLGGVTASVPVRLGNVANGAVDAASRDAINGSQLYGLSASVASALGGGASVSPDGTVAAPTYRVGGSVFRNVGDALGNLDTRVTSNTSAINDLNIALGNVINSGVEPRYFHASSTLADSLATGVESVAIGGGAQAAYSNSVALGSNAVADRANSVSVGSAGNERQITHVAAGTADTDAVNVAQLKQAGLVDGNGHMASAVVYDNAGGQVDYANVTLGQGVAGGTAIHNLANGVLASDAINLGQLNDAMNRVVNVQTASMPFVSANGDATTEAASATGTHATAVGAAAVANGDQATAIGGGAQSNATAATAVGAQAVVTGANASAVGAGSQASAGNAVALGAGSVADRANTVSVGQAGSERQIVNVAPGTHGTDAVNLNQLNAAVDQTYQSINDLDRSTRKGIASASALQIVTPYLPGRTTLNAGVAGYRGQAAFGLGVSRWNEKGTINLNAGVASSGSNSTIVRAGIGIVLGN, encoded by the coding sequence ATGGCCGTCGCGATCAGTGTGGGGACGATGACAGCGGCGCCGCACGCGGCGCGTGCTGCTCCCGTCACCGATTACATCGCGGTAAGCAACAACGTGAACCCCGGTGCGCCCACCACGGCGTCGAACAACCTGAACACGATGGCCATCGGGCCATCTGCGACGGCATGGGGCGACGATGCGTTGGCCGTTGGAGGAGGGGCGGGCGCGGCTCGCACGGGATCGACCGCGATTGGCTCGCGCTCGGCTGCATTGGCGATGAACTCGCTGGTGATCGGCTTAGGCGCGTCGACAGGCTTCAATGCCGACAGAGCCGTGTCGATCGGCTATATGGCAGGGTCGGACGGGATCGATGCACTCGGGTTCGGTTCGTTTTCAATGGCGTCCGGGCAGCGGTCGCTCGCCTTCGGCGTCAACGCATTCACCGGTACTAACGCCCCAGATAGCGTGGCGCTAGGGCCGAACAGTCTGGTCCTGGCGCCCGGCGCTGTCGCGTTGGGCGCGAACGCAAAGGCCGACCGCGCGAACACGGTGTCCGTGGGCAATACGACGCTGCAACGTCAGATCGTCAACCTCGCAGCGGGCACGGCGGACACGGACGCGGTCAACGTCAGTCAGTTGCGCGGCGCTGTGTCGTCAGGTCTGGCGGATGCCGTCATGTACGACTCGTCCGCGCATGACTCCGTCACGCTGGGCGGCGTGACAGCAAGCGTGCCCGTGCGGCTCGGCAACGTGGCCAACGGCGCCGTCGATGCGGCCAGCCGCGATGCGATCAACGGCAGTCAACTGTACGGGCTGAGCGCAAGTGTCGCGTCGGCGCTAGGCGGCGGCGCGTCGGTGTCGCCCGACGGAACGGTCGCGGCACCGACCTATCGCGTGGGCGGCAGCGTGTTTCGCAATGTCGGCGACGCGCTCGGCAATCTCGATACCCGAGTCACGAGCAACACCAGCGCGATCAACGATCTCAACATCGCACTCGGCAACGTGATCAACAGCGGCGTCGAGCCGCGCTACTTCCACGCCAGCTCGACACTTGCCGACTCGCTGGCAACCGGCGTCGAGTCCGTCGCGATTGGCGGCGGCGCACAGGCCGCGTATTCGAATTCGGTCGCGCTCGGCTCCAACGCGGTGGCCGATCGCGCAAATTCGGTGTCGGTGGGATCGGCGGGCAACGAGCGGCAGATCACGCATGTCGCTGCCGGTACGGCCGACACCGACGCGGTCAACGTCGCTCAGTTGAAGCAGGCGGGGCTGGTTGACGGCAACGGCCATATGGCGAGCGCAGTGGTCTACGACAACGCGGGCGGCCAGGTCGACTACGCGAACGTCACCCTCGGGCAAGGCGTGGCGGGTGGCACTGCCATTCACAATCTGGCCAACGGTGTACTGGCTAGCGACGCCATCAATCTCGGTCAGTTGAACGACGCAATGAACCGGGTCGTCAACGTGCAGACGGCGTCTATGCCGTTCGTCAGCGCGAATGGCGACGCGACCACGGAAGCCGCGTCCGCGACGGGTACGCATGCTACGGCCGTCGGCGCAGCCGCGGTCGCGAATGGCGATCAGGCCACGGCGATCGGCGGCGGCGCGCAGTCCAACGCGACCGCAGCGACGGCCGTCGGCGCACAGGCCGTCGTCACTGGCGCAAACGCTTCGGCCGTCGGCGCGGGCAGCCAGGCCAGTGCGGGCAATGCGGTTGCGCTGGGCGCGGGATCGGTGGCGGATCGGGCGAATACCGTGTCGGTCGGTCAGGCGGGCAGCGAACGGCAGATCGTCAACGTCGCGCCCGGCACGCATGGTACGGACGCTGTCAACCTGAACCAGTTGAACGCGGCTGTCGACCAGACGTATCAGTCGATCAACGATCTCGACCGAAGCACACGCAAAGGCATCGCATCCGCTTCTGCGTTGCAGATCGTGACGCCCTATCTGCCCGGACGCACCACGCTCAACGCCGGGGTTGCCGGCTATCGCGGCCAGGCGGCGTTTGGGCTGGGCGTGTCGCGCTGGAACGAGAAGGGGACGATCAATCTCAATGCGGGCGTCGCGTCGTCGGGCAGTAACAGTACGATTGTGCGCGCGGGTATCGGCATCGTGCTCGGCAACTGA
- a CDS encoding DUF3443 domain-containing protein codes for MNNVRKGAVRFAQATIVTLAALITLAGCGGGSSGTTNTAGNSPQSTPASPGVTASGAPSASAAAPASSPVATVPQSTIPNVHPVVVTSTPTQTRNMLTTSVTVCVPGTSNCATIDNVQVDTGSQGLRVLASQLPASLMLPAVPATPAAGTANTLNGECSVFGTGFTWGAVRTADVRMAGQLAPGIAIQVIADPSVPTVPSDCAASGLPMMTPSTLRVNGILGVGLFSADCGGGCIASALPRWYYACDPAGACISTRQPLAQQVSNPISQFALDNNGIVIDLPAVGPNGAATLNGSMIFGIGTQANNTLGSATVLKANTTSGYVTTSLDGQPYSQSFFDSGSNGLFFPSTTLTRCGFWWCPASTQSLTATVTGTNGASASPAFSIANAQTLFATQNYAFNNLGGPSNAFDWGLPFFFGRRVYTAIESRLTSAGKGPFYAF; via the coding sequence ATGAACAACGTACGGAAAGGTGCAGTTCGCTTTGCGCAGGCCACGATCGTCACACTCGCCGCACTCATCACGTTAGCCGGATGCGGCGGCGGCAGTTCCGGCACGACGAACACCGCCGGCAATTCGCCCCAGTCAACTCCCGCGTCGCCAGGCGTAACGGCCAGTGGCGCGCCATCGGCCAGCGCTGCCGCGCCTGCCAGTTCGCCCGTCGCGACCGTGCCGCAATCGACGATCCCTAACGTTCACCCCGTGGTCGTCACGTCGACGCCCACGCAGACCCGCAACATGCTCACGACGAGCGTGACGGTATGCGTACCTGGCACGTCGAACTGCGCGACGATCGATAACGTGCAGGTCGATACGGGTTCGCAGGGCCTGCGTGTGCTCGCCTCGCAATTGCCAGCGAGCCTCATGCTGCCCGCCGTGCCCGCCACACCGGCTGCGGGCACGGCCAACACGCTCAACGGGGAATGCAGCGTGTTCGGCACGGGCTTCACCTGGGGCGCCGTGCGCACCGCCGATGTCCGCATGGCCGGCCAGCTCGCGCCCGGCATCGCGATCCAGGTGATCGCCGACCCCTCCGTTCCGACCGTGCCGTCCGACTGCGCCGCTTCAGGCCTGCCGATGATGACGCCCAGCACGCTGCGGGTGAACGGCATCCTCGGCGTCGGCCTGTTTTCGGCCGATTGCGGCGGCGGCTGTATCGCGTCGGCCTTGCCTCGCTGGTATTACGCGTGCGACCCGGCGGGCGCGTGCATATCGACCAGGCAGCCGCTTGCTCAACAGGTGTCCAATCCCATCAGCCAGTTTGCGCTCGACAACAACGGCATCGTGATCGATCTGCCCGCCGTGGGTCCGAACGGCGCCGCGACCTTGAATGGATCGATGATCTTCGGCATCGGCACGCAGGCCAACAATACGCTCGGCAGTGCGACTGTCCTGAAGGCCAACACGACGAGTGGCTATGTGACGACCTCGCTCGACGGACAACCCTATTCACAAAGCTTTTTCGACAGCGGTTCGAACGGCCTGTTCTTCCCGAGTACCACGCTCACGCGTTGTGGGTTCTGGTGGTGCCCCGCGTCGACGCAATCGCTGACGGCGACGGTGACGGGCACCAATGGCGCATCGGCTTCGCCGGCGTTTTCAATTGCCAACGCGCAAACGCTGTTCGCCACCCAGAACTATGCGTTCAACAACCTGGGCGGTCCCTCGAACGCATTCGACTGGGGGCTGCCGTTCTTCTTCGGACGGCGCGTCTACACCGCGATCGAATCGCGCCTGACTTCCGCCGGCAAGGGCCCGTTCTACGCGTTTTGA
- a CDS encoding L-lactate permease, producing MFHQFLTPIGNSLLPSFLVAALPILVVLVLLGWARRPAWQASLAGLVVGLLIAIIGWHFPVGLALDSVAAGAVFACWPVMWIVVTAILLYNIAQYSGRFAAFRMWMIDNLPNDRRIVLVVIGFSFGALFEGISGFGTPIAITSSLLILLGFPPLEALTFTLIFNTAPVAFGALGVPITVLGAVTHLPVDSLAKMVGRQLPFFALALPFYVIGVYAGFRNMLRVWPVLLVSGGSFALTQFVTSNFINYSLTDVLSSLVSLILTIAFLRVWRPAADPAFAINVDRVNETRGKITGTQGWYPWLIVSAVVIIWTIAKIFMIGDVKVPWPGLDKAVYITLYNAPYGAIWDFQPLATGTAILVAALITAFVVKLKPSDFGRAIVDTWVQTRIAILTVATIVGLAYLMNYSGMNYTLGLGVASVGAFFPLVSAFLGWVAVFLSGSDTSGNALFGNLQVVAANQLNLNPVLMAATNSSGGVMGKMISPQNIATGVATTDLKGKEGYVFAKTFKHSILLTVLLGILVWLQQNVLQWMIPH from the coding sequence ATGTTCCACCAGTTTCTGACTCCCATCGGCAATTCGCTATTGCCATCGTTCCTCGTTGCCGCATTGCCCATTCTCGTCGTGCTCGTGCTGCTCGGCTGGGCGCGCCGCCCGGCGTGGCAGGCGTCGCTTGCCGGTCTCGTCGTCGGGTTGCTGATTGCGATCATCGGCTGGCACTTTCCCGTCGGCCTCGCGCTCGATTCCGTCGCGGCGGGCGCCGTGTTCGCCTGCTGGCCCGTGATGTGGATCGTCGTCACCGCGATCCTGCTCTACAACATCGCGCAGTACTCGGGACGCTTCGCCGCCTTCCGCATGTGGATGATCGACAATCTGCCGAACGACCGGCGCATCGTGCTCGTCGTCATCGGCTTTTCGTTCGGCGCGCTGTTCGAAGGCATCTCGGGCTTCGGCACGCCGATTGCGATCACCAGTTCGCTGCTGATCCTGCTCGGCTTCCCGCCGCTCGAAGCGCTGACTTTCACGCTGATCTTCAACACGGCACCCGTCGCGTTCGGCGCGCTCGGCGTGCCCATCACCGTGCTCGGCGCAGTCACGCACCTGCCTGTCGATTCCCTCGCCAAAATGGTCGGCCGCCAGTTGCCGTTCTTCGCGTTGGCGCTGCCGTTCTACGTGATCGGCGTGTACGCGGGCTTTCGCAACATGCTTCGCGTATGGCCCGTGCTGCTGGTGTCGGGCGGCAGCTTCGCGCTGACGCAGTTCGTCACGTCGAACTTCATCAACTACAGCCTGACGGACGTGCTGTCCTCACTGGTCTCGCTGATCCTGACAATTGCCTTCCTGCGCGTCTGGCGCCCCGCCGCCGATCCCGCGTTCGCCATCAACGTCGATCGGGTGAACGAGACGCGTGGCAAGATCACGGGCACACAAGGCTGGTATCCGTGGCTGATCGTGTCGGCTGTCGTGATCATCTGGACGATCGCGAAGATTTTCATGATCGGCGACGTGAAAGTGCCGTGGCCGGGTCTCGACAAGGCTGTCTACATCACGCTGTACAACGCGCCGTATGGCGCGATCTGGGACTTCCAGCCGCTCGCGACAGGCACCGCGATTCTCGTCGCGGCGCTCATCACGGCATTCGTCGTCAAGCTGAAACCCAGTGACTTCGGCCGCGCAATCGTCGATACGTGGGTGCAGACGCGCATCGCCATCCTGACGGTGGCGACTATCGTCGGTCTCGCGTACCTGATGAACTACTCGGGCATGAACTACACGCTCGGTCTCGGCGTGGCGTCCGTGGGCGCGTTCTTCCCGCTGGTGTCGGCGTTCCTTGGCTGGGTCGCGGTGTTCCTGTCCGGCAGCGACACGTCGGGCAACGCGCTGTTCGGCAATCTGCAGGTGGTCGCTGCGAATCAGCTGAACCTGAACCCGGTGCTGATGGCCGCGACCAACTCGTCGGGCGGTGTGATGGGCAAGATGATCTCGCCGCAGAACATCGCCACGGGCGTCGCGACGACCGATCTCAAAGGCAAGGAAGGCTATGTGTTCGCGAAGACCTTCAAGCATTCGATCCTGCTGACCGTGCTGCTCGGCATTCTCGTATGGCTGCAGCAGAACGTGCTGCAATGGATGATTCCGCATTGA
- the bamC gene encoding outer membrane protein assembly factor BamC: MTELRLTKRFAALLMAGGLVAGCGTSSPTKIDYKSDSKSKEVSLAVPPNMLEETADQRSLPPQSGQTSLSTLQQVQSDAPTTAVVAPNVSGMHIQRDGTESWLVLDNQTPDKAWPQIRRFWQEQGFLLVVDQRDKGVMETDWNETHPSINDGLIRSTLSKAMGNSYVTAERNKYRTRLEAAPNGGTYVFISQKGLREALSGTNNDTSKWEPKPNDPGLETEYLKRLMAALAKNDTGTRTANATADVSPAGSQTPPNAAAGGAKSAAAATAAQNVALAGQTPMRDPSSADTSAQFSSTELTLGEPYDRAWLRVGLALDRSNFTVDDRDLTRGLYFVRYVDPKDMTSAEQGFWSQVFHGRKEKVAKQYRVNVRAVTPNQTRVAVVDDKGDVDSSPQAKQIMSLMVDQLH, encoded by the coding sequence ATGACTGAACTTCGTCTCACCAAGCGGTTTGCAGCATTGCTGATGGCAGGCGGTCTGGTCGCCGGCTGCGGCACGTCGTCGCCGACCAAGATCGACTACAAGAGCGACTCGAAATCGAAGGAAGTGTCACTCGCTGTTCCGCCGAACATGCTCGAGGAAACCGCAGACCAGCGCTCGCTGCCGCCGCAAAGCGGTCAGACGTCGCTGTCCACGCTGCAGCAGGTGCAAAGCGATGCGCCGACCACGGCAGTCGTGGCACCGAACGTCAGTGGCATGCATATCCAGCGCGACGGCACGGAAAGCTGGCTCGTGCTCGACAACCAGACCCCGGACAAGGCGTGGCCGCAAATCCGCCGTTTCTGGCAGGAACAGGGCTTTCTGCTCGTCGTCGACCAGCGCGACAAGGGCGTGATGGAGACGGACTGGAACGAAACGCATCCGTCCATCAATGACGGGCTGATCCGCAGCACGCTGTCGAAGGCGATGGGCAACTCGTACGTGACGGCCGAGCGCAACAAGTACCGCACGCGTCTCGAAGCGGCGCCGAACGGCGGCACCTATGTGTTCATCAGCCAGAAGGGCTTGCGCGAAGCGCTCAGCGGCACGAACAACGACACCAGCAAGTGGGAGCCGAAGCCGAACGATCCCGGGCTGGAAACCGAATACCTGAAACGCCTGATGGCAGCGCTCGCCAAGAACGACACGGGCACGCGGACCGCGAACGCGACGGCAGATGTGTCGCCGGCCGGCTCGCAAACGCCGCCGAACGCAGCGGCGGGCGGCGCGAAATCCGCGGCGGCCGCAACGGCTGCGCAGAACGTCGCGCTGGCCGGACAAACGCCGATGCGGGATCCTTCGTCGGCGGATACGTCCGCGCAGTTCTCGTCGACGGAACTGACGCTTGGCGAGCCGTATGATCGCGCGTGGCTGCGCGTCGGTCTCGCGCTCGACCGCAGCAATTTCACGGTCGACGACCGCGATCTCACGCGCGGCCTGTACTTTGTCCGCTATGTCGATCCGAAGGATATGACGTCGGCCGAGCAGGGCTTCTGGAGCCAGGTGTTCCACGGCCGCAAGGAAAAGGTTGCCAAGCAATATCGCGTGAACGTTCGCGCAGTGACGCCGAACCAGACGCGTGTCGCTGTCGTCGACGACAAGGGCGACGTCGATTCGTCGCCGCAAGCCAAGCAGATCATGTCGCTGATGGTCGATCAGTTGCATTGA